DNA sequence from the Eptesicus fuscus isolate TK198812 chromosome 7, DD_ASM_mEF_20220401, whole genome shotgun sequence genome:
tcatctcaataaattcaataaaaattatttaaaaaatccatggTGATAATAATCCTATCTATGGCCAAGCTTCATTGAACAGTTGAGCATTCACCATGTATTCAATGTAttgggttttaaaatttttccaatgACAAAGTTGCTGAACATGAATTATAGAAAGACAATTGCAAAGCAATGAAAGAGAATATGTCTATATTTGCATGCTAGCAAATGAGGATTCAGCTTTCACAACATCAGTTATGAGATATTCCAGTCTACAACAAGGACATAAAGTATTTGAATAGGAGTTCATATAAGCTGTTTGGAACATAACACTTTCATAAAGAAAGCACTGAGCTCTTCCATAGCATACCCTGGTGCTTTCCTGCTTGGCACTGGTCATAGAATAGAAAAGAAGCAAGTATTTTATGCAGATTTAAGATTAGCTGCAAATAGAACTTAAGgtcaaaatattaaatgaatcaTAACCCGTGATATTTGACTTGGCCTTTCCCCCCCTTGACACCATGAGTTTATTACCGAGCATTCTTTCCACACTAGTTATAGCAGAATTTGTTCTAGGAAATGTTGCCAATGGCTTCATAGCACTGGTGAACTGCATTGACTGGGTCAAGAAACACAAGATCTCCTGCGCTGATGGAATTCTCACTGCTCTGGCGGTCTCCAGAATTGGTTTGCTCTGggtaataatattccattggtatgCTACTCTGTTTAATCCAGCTTTGTATAGTTTAAGAGTAAGAACTATTGTTGCTATTGCCTGGGTAGTAAGCAACCATTTTAGCCTCTGGCTTGCCACCAGCCTCAGCATATTTTATTTGCTCAAGATAGCCAATTTCTCCAGCCTATTTTTTCTTCACCTAAAATGGAGAGCTAACAGAGTGGTTCTCACGATACTGTGGGGGACTTTGGTCTTCCTGGTTTTTCGTCTTGCGGTGTTAAGCACAGATGAAGAAATGCAGATGCATGAATATAAAGGAAACATCACTTGGAAGACCAACTTGAGGCGTATTGTATACCTTTCAAATTTGACTGTATTTACGCTTGTAAACTTCATACCCTTTTCTACGTCCCTGACAGCTTTTCTGCTGTTAATCTTTTCCCTGTGGAAACATCTCAAGAGGATGCAGCTCAGTGGTAAAGAAACTCAAGATCTCAGCACCAAGGTCCATATAAGGGCCATGCAAACTGTGATCTCCTTTCTCTTGCTATTTGCCATTTACTTTGTGACTCTAATCATCTCAGTTTGGAGTTTCTATAATCCTCGGGACATACCAGTTTTCCTGTGTTTCCAGGTTTGGGCACTTGCCTATGTTTCAGGCCACTCCCTAATTCTGATTTGGGGAAACAAGAAGCTAAGTCAGGACTTTGTCTCAGCTTTATGGCAGGTGAGGTGCTGCCTGGAAAAATGGAAACTTTCAACACTAAGAGGGAAATCATTTGTATTCTAGCAAAAATAAAGTGATGGAGCCTGTAACATATTATATTTCCTCCTGGTTTTACCATATTGTATATAATGAAACAATTTTCAAAGATTTGCCTGTTTatcagataaaaatatatatatgtggatgtatgaaaactattagaaaaaaatggaaagaacgTACCTTGAATCAATTTTTTCGGAAAAGCAATGTAGTTACACACAATACTGTGATAAATTCCTTAGAATTATAAGATCATGTGTATTTCACATACATAATCCATGTTATCATGTTGCAATTGAAAAATTTATGAtctatatttttggatttttaagaGCTGCCAACTTAACTCTGAAAatcattgtaatttttaattgtaatttgCACCCCAGTGTGTTTAGATTTCAGTGTTAGAACTTCTAATCTTTTTCATGGTAAGGATATACAATTCTAAATCATACAGTGATTATGCTTATTTGGGACAGACTTTATTCCaccataaatatttcatttctgattaacAGACAGCAACCAGAACTTTTGCTAAGAATTTAAGAGTGACAAACATATTTagagtaaattataaatttacttaTAATTCAAGAGTGACATATTGTATATGTATACAATAAAGGGtactaaagaatattttatttgataCAAATAGGTGAAAAGTTTAGAAAAATCAAATGCTGCATTAAAGTTGAAAGAAACTTGATTGATACATTACTGAAAAGTTGTCAAATTTTATGTTGTTAGGAAATTCATCCTTTTATAGTTTTTGAATGGAAACTATTGTTGAAGTTGAGGTGTGAtgtcaaatatttcatttttttctataccaTTTCTGGgctttatatttacaaatatttcttacatcttcattcttaaatttatttttaaactttagatATGAAGACTTAAATCTTCCCCATTATACAAAAAGCTCATTGTATTAATAGTAAAGAAATTGTAATATGTAATTCAATGATTCTTTCTGCATAcattaaaatggaatttattaaGTCTATATAATAATTATAGGGCTATCTTAAAGAACTATTTTATCATAATTGGAAAATGATGAAATCAAAggaaatatgtttgaaaattccTTGATAGAAAGCTCTATAGTAAGAAAGTAAGGTACAATCTTGCTCAGCACCTTGAATTCTACATGACTGCATTAAATCTTGGGTTATGAAATATTAAcatcttttaaaagtttaaaacaaatcATGTCCACATCTGATTTTTTGTGCACATAATTTATCTTCCCCAGTACAATCTAAGCCTCAGAAAAGTGATGATCATGTCTATGTTGTTTACTAGTCACTCCCAGGACCTAACAGGCAATCGATACAATAGTTGGTcaaaaatggatgaatgaaataaGTATATTAAGGCTGAGAAACAATTAAAACGAAACTTCACAAAACCTATAGATTGCATGAATTTCTTGATTCATGTAACAGGTACATCTGAGAAGCATTTCTCAGAGCAAAATTTTGACTATTGCATCATGGTATATCACTAGCATATAGCCTTGACTCAGCCATATCATATGAGTGGATAGAGACAAGGTGGAACATCAAAATTAGATAACATCTATCAGAATAGTTTGAAAAAGGCATATAAGGGATTTTTctaaatttgtatatatatatttctgatatttttatgatatttttcaaGCTGAGTATTGCACATATAAAAATGGTATCTGACTTATTAAAATTGAGTTAGTAATTGCTTTACTACCTCAGCTGTCCTACTAAaatgtgcatattgaaaggaaattaatgagaagaaatattttaatgtcactatttaccctttctctgtagtagaagtgtcaaccaaattcacagttgataatgacagatggaaacacatgtgggtgattggcgccagcgagagctttatatgtatcgctcATATGCGAgtcaacttagtcttttatagatataaaacaaacttgcttaattagacctgctttctgatttagttaaactttttccagcccagtgaagcatcccaacttctctttcaggtaattgttagcaacacagcagtaaatatcaacacgaagcagattattattgtagagcacacagggagaacaaagggtaaaatatttaattgcaacaatgtttgattatattctgcacaatgagaaaacctgaagtcattttcaaggtccaccatttcttacttctttttagttgggtcaagtttctaaactttctaaatctccattttctggctaatgaaaagaaaataggattccaccaagtcttcTATCTACCTAATCCAGAACTTtcgtgaggatcaaatgagatgaggcacacaaaaaatgcttcacagacatttggttacagtgtaaaatgtttccacctggctataaagcaagttgtgttcttGAGCTGAAGATActcaaggaggctagttgctagggagaggaagctgggtgttgctatatGACATCATTACCAGGATGGATACTTAGGatattagctatatatatatatatataataaagtcaCTTAAAGTGAGCTAATAATAGTTGTACAATTCAATGAACACTTTAGCCTGGGGCCTCTAAAGCCAGAATCAAAGTTGGGGATTAAAGTGATAACATTTATTTAGGAAGGCATCTGAAGCATCAATAGGAAGCACATGTAAAAATGAAGCAAGAGAAGATATAGACTGATGTGCTGTGACACATTACTCAGATGATTGCCACTTTACATGTGTTGAGAGACAAAATGATGGTCACCGATTGGCACACAAGACTTTTTTGGGAAGGTTATAAGGCAGAACCATATGCAGCATTAGTCcatggaggagaaagagaagagaggatgcACACCTTTGGCTCTCATGTCTCCTATTTCCCATTGGCCAGGTTTTATCCAAAGCACAACTAACATCTCAGTTCATCTAGCCCCTTGGTGGCCATTTAGAAAGTCAGATCTCATGCTCCACAATGTGGTGCTGTATTCAAGTCCAAAAGGGACagatgaggagaaaccaagatggcggcataggttaaacacctaacctgcagccgggcacaacaatttcaaaaatacaactagaggtcagaacggacatcgtccagaaccacaggaaagttggtggactgaaatgcccacagctggggagaaggagaaggccacggggacagtcggggaagccgtaaaagcctgaggtatggagaaacgggcggagacacgagcacatgcgcctgcggggaggatggaaccagagaggagggggcggctgatgacctggccggagttcactggcaggaaggagataaaggctccggagtgcgctgagcaccggctccgattgcactgaaccccattccgggcgaaaccctgggaaactcactaactttcgcaactccgctgcccccgcaggccgcccggcccgggacgctggggacgccgccgcagcggcggcgcccggagcccggcagcctcccagcacccgtccccgccgcgcagcccccgctcgcctggtgccgcgggccgcgcgccccgcacaccggacggaggcccgggcgccctctccgtgcacctcccggcggcgctagacttcagtagagttgactgaattcaagggattaagaagtataaattggggggacgccgcggcggcgacgtccggaacacagagatggcggtgcctggagctcggcggccgcccagcgcccgtcccagccgcgcggccctcgtacgcctggttccgcgggacgcgcgcaccggacggaggcccgggcgccctttccgtgcacctcccggcggcgctagacttcagtagagttgactgaaatgaagggattaagaagtacaaatcgggaagtttgaaaaagatggcggcggaggttaaaggctgttctgttgcctcgcacccagcgaaatcggaggggatgaggtgtggaggtgcgtgggtctggctggtggcgggggaaaggggcttttgttccaaacctaagggagattagctctccatcaccctgaaacccatcttctggcgaaccccgggagacccagatgcctgcggggagaggcgggactcttgcagaggtgcgcccagcaatcagtgtttgctgcgctggagtgcggaacaaagggacttagatacgtggaaggctgaaggaccagactcacagccatcgcggctcgccgcaccatggcctgttggcgccctgagaccccgccccgccctgggacccgccccgcacgttttgaagacctgccccacaagtcttgcaggcacacctgcgccccaagcaacggcttatgcatgtgggtggactgccctctggcagcggaccagatgatctgctgttctagtcggactgctccagggccactcagacaggaggaagaaactacagtttttgctgtaatccttgctgagtgcctaaggcagtagctgatctacaccccattggagatccagaaacgagggcatctagtggtctgtgggagatgacaccagatttcaaccacgtgcataagggacacattcaacgggaatattcagtgagcgccaaagctttgctgcaccaagacccggcccataaacgtgtctcctgcacagcaactcttcctttatagacaaagagagcccccccagtgacaccaacaacaatcaagacttaactatacaaaggaggaccaagatggaggcatagggcggaagcctgattgttgcctaccacaacaactttgagactacgacaagagagcagagcagacaccatccaagaccaccatagggctggctgagtagatgctctacaactagaataaaagaggggtatgtgggatgatgctgatgccggtgacccaaagaccacactttaagaactacagctcaggcgacacaaaagaactatggctcaggcgatacaacagcgtcctggaacgtgctcggcgcagttcccccggcggtctccggctgaggggacggctccactggcagccaagcacggacagacgagcccctatgagacatggggtgggagactccgcgcttgctgacctccgagtccgtcaagaatctcaatgccccggaagcggccaggtgcgcatgctcggcgaccggccaccgatgcagacccaagggccgacgcagcgatgccagaccggcccaccgccatgcaccgggtgcaccggagcttcgccgagccaccgcccgacgagttctgcagcagccatactggagctctggaaggatggccaggggaattgctgaggggggattgaccggcaggaattgggatcgggaagacggggccccgctgagacccaggtgcgggcggggttgcgcgcctctggtctcgggtgtggtcacacgcctctgggtataagtgaggcctcacgtccctgggtctaggtgaggccacatgctcctgggtccaggtgaggccggactccgggtccgggcgaggccaagcgcccctgggtctgggagagcccacacacccctgggtccaggcgagaccatgtgtccctggatccgggtgaggccgcgtgcacctaggcccgggtgagcccaagtggccctgggtctgggagaggccaagcgtccctgggtccgggtgagaccatgcatccctggatccgggtgaggcctcgtgcacctaggcccgggtgagcccaagtggccctgggtctgggagaggccaagcgtccctgggtccgggtgagaccatgcatccctggatccagatgaggcctcgtgcacctaggcccgggtgagcccaagtggccctgggtctgggagaggccaagcatccctgggtccgggtgagaccatgcgtcccaggatcagggtgaggcctcgtgcacctaggcccgggtgagcccaagtggccctgggtctgggagaggccaagcgaccctgggtccgggtgagaccatgtgtccctggatccgggtaaggcctcgtgcacctaggcccgggtgagccctggtggccctgggtctgggagaggccaagcgtccctgggtctgggtgagaccatgtgtccctggatccgggtgaggcctcgtgcacctaggcccaggtgagcccaagtggccctgggtctgggagaggccaagcgtccctgggtccgggtgagaccatgtgtccctggatccgggtgaggcctcgtgcacctaggcccgggtgagcccaagtggccctgggtctgggagaggccaagcgtccctgggtccgggtgagaccatgcgtccctggatccgggtgaggcctcgtgcacctaggcccgggtgagcccaagtggccctgggtctgggagtggccaaacgttcctgggtctgggtgagaccatgcgtccctggatccgggtgaggcctcgtgcacctaggcccgggtgagcccaagtggccctgggtcggggagaggccaagcgtccctgggtccgggtgagaccatgtgtccctggatccgggtgaggcctcgtgcacctaggcccgggtgagcccaagtggccctgggtctgggagaggccaagcatccctgggtccgggtgagaccatgtgtccctggatccgggtgaggcctcgtgcacctaggcccgggtgagcccaagtggccctgggtctgggagaggccaagcgtccctgggtccgggtgagaccatgtgtccctggatccgggtgaggcctcgtgcacctaggcccgggtgagcccaagtggccctgggtctgggagaggccaagcgtccctgggtccgggtgagaccatgcgtccctggatccgggtgaggcctcgtgcacctaggcccgggtgagcccaagtggccctgggtcggggagaggccaagcgtccctgggtccgggtgagaccatgtgtccctggatccgggtgaggcctcgtgcacctaggcccgggtgagcccaagtggccctgggtctgggagaggccaagcgtccctgggtccgggtgagaccatgcgtccctggatccgggtgaggcctcgtgcacctaggcccgggtgagcccaagtggccctgggtctgggagtggccaaacgttcctgggtctgggtgagaccatgtgtccctggatccgggtgaggcctcgtgcacctaggcccgggtgagcccaagtggccctgggtctgggagaggccaagcgtccctgggtccgggtgagaccatgtgtccctggatccgggtgaggcctcgtgcacctaggcccgggtgagcccaagtggccctgggtctgggagaggccaagcatccctgggtccgggtgagaccatgtgtccctggatccgggtgaggcctcgtgcacctaggcccgggtgagcccaagtggccctgggtctaggagaggccaagcgtccctgggtccgggtgagaccatatgtccctggatccgggtgaggcctcgtgcacctagtcccgggtgagcccaagtggccctgggtctgggagaggccaagcgtccctgggtccgggtgagaccatgcgtccctggatccgggtgaggcctcgtgcacctaggcccgggtgagcccaagtggccctgggtctgggagtggccaatcgttcctgggtctgggtgagaccatgtgtccctggatccgggtgaggcctcgtgcacctaggcccgggtgagcccaagtggccctgggtcggggagaggccaagcgtccctgggtccgggtgagaccatgtgtccctggatccgggtgaggcctcgtgcacctaggcccgggtgagcccaagtggccctgggtctgggagaggccaagcgtccctgggtccgggtgagaccatgcgtccctggatccggatgaggcctcgtgcacctaggcccgggtgagcccaagtggccctgggtctgggagaggccaagcgtccctgggtctgggtgagaccatgtgtccctggatccggatgaggcctcgtgcacctaggcccgggtgagcccaagtggccctgggtctgggagtggccaaacgttcctgggtctgggtgagaccatgtgtccctggatccgggtgaggcctcgtgaacctaggcccgggtgaggccacatgcccctgggtctgggagaggccaagcgtccctgggtccgggagagaccatgtgtccctggatccaggtgaggccttgtgaaactaagcccaggtgaggccacgtgcccctgggtctgggagaggccaagcgtccctgggtacgggtgaagccagatcctgggtccgggtgaggccgtgcgcccctggatccatccgggtgaggctgggtcccaggcccgggtgagaccacgcgccccttgggtatgggtgaggccacgtgccccttagtccaggtgacgccgtgcccctgggttcggccgagaccaaaccagagggagtcggacctccattaccaccatttgtccaccatccagagctgaggggtcagtgctgacatgtacacataaggaactactggtcatcgaaattgggtctcaaaagaactgttggtccagggggaagctcgctacagattgattcatttgcctgtcagcataaatattattgctcgtctcacattcagttcttattagtatatatctagtgacatttgatcttgttcatctagaggaaatgatgaacaacatagactgaggaacaagaacagaaccagaagtaaggaggcatcaatcggactatcgggcctcagagggaggataggggagggtagggggagggtggggggagggggagagttcaaccaaaggacctgcatgcatgcatataagcctatccaacggttaagttcaacaggggattggggcctgcgtggggagaggggtgggatgggaatggggggatgaggacaaatatgtgacaccttattcaataaagaaatttaaaaaaaaaaaaaaaaaaaaaaaaaaaaaaacaaaagggacaGATGATCTGGCTCA
Encoded proteins:
- the LOC103285434 gene encoding taste receptor type 2 member 19-like, whose amino-acid sequence is MSLLPSILSTLVIAEFVLGNVANGFIALVNCIDWVKKHKISCADGILTALAVSRIGLLWVIIFHWYATLFNPALYSLRVRTIVAIAWVVSNHFSLWLATSLSIFYLLKIANFSSLFFLHLKWRANRVVLTILWGTLVFLVFRLAVLSTDEEMQMHEYKGNITWKTNLRRIVYLSNLTVFTLVNFIPFSTSLTAFLLLIFSLWKHLKRMQLSGKETQDLSTKVHIRAMQTVISFLLLFAIYFVTLIISVWSFYNPRDIPVFLCFQVWALAYVSGHSLILIWGNKKLSQDFVSALWQVRCCLEKWKLSTLRGKSFVF